The nucleotide sequence TTATAAAATGCTGCTAAAACACTGAAGACAGCTTCAAAGTAATAAAAACTTAAGAGCGAAGAGATTGCTACCTTCAACTTAAAAAccaattttagaatttttttacaTCTATAATGGCAAAATTagttttctccatttttattaaatcttCAATTGCACAAGCTTCATTAGGACATGCTAGAAAGAAAGAAGCTTTGAGAGAAAAGGGTTATGGATGGATACTTCCATTCTGTCCATGTTTCTTGCAGCTACTCTCCTTATACAGCCTATTAAGGAAAGCATCTGCAGCTCATTGGTAAGCTAATGACTGACATTTAGAGTACTCATTCTCACCTTCTATACAGTTATCTAACCACACCTTCTTTGAAGCCTATTAAAATTAACTGAGttgtttaaaaattgaaaattctCAACTAAAGTTCACATcaaacttcaaaataaatacaatttaatacaaaattttagaaaaaaacacccTGAACTTAGAATTGCATTGATGCAATTGCCTGTGCTAATTATTAGTTATTTCAGAGAGCTGTGTGTGTACCTTAAAACGTCTCAATACATGATTTTCTCTAAATATGGTTACAAGtactggagaaagaaaatactgtctgTGTGAAGTGCTGAGTTCCTCTTACAAGAGCCAGTGTAAAAAATCAGGATGTTTAAAAAGCTTCTCAGCATTTTGCAGGATAGCACCCAAGACAGGTTTAGAGACTGTGGTCATCTTTATGAAAGAAACTCTTTTGGAAGTTTCAACAGCTGTGGTGGTACATTTCCAACACTGTTTTCTCTGAAGTCTTCTTTAAATGATGGCATCGTGCTCATCACTGTAACAGAAACACAGTAATTAATGTTCTGCACTACAAGCAACAGTCAACATGAGAAAGAGccacccagctgctgctgagaaggTTATTCTGTGAGCAGAGAACGCCTTGCTAGGAATGAGTAAGGACACACTGATCTGGGAGTTTGAGTTCTCTCTGAGCCAAGCCTGAAGTTAACtgaacagttttgttttgtcaaCACTCCTCCAGCTTCACTGGCTTCATTAACACCTTGTCTTTCACATGTCATTCATGTATTCTTGCATCAGCTGTTGCTCAGGCCTGTTGATCCTATCTGTCTTACCTATAACCAATAACAGTTAATCAAAGACACTGTACAAACTCAGCAACAAGTTCCCTTTCTTTTGAAGATACTGTTGATGTGAATTTTACAATACCCATTCACAAACACCACTTTGGGTAAAGGTGCAGCAGGGACTGGCTTCATTCCATGACCAGTAAGGAGGAGtcaagaggaagagaaaaaaaggcctGAACACCAGTATCCCAAGAGGTCTAAAGACATCACCTCACTTAAAACAAGCTTCTTGACTGAGATGGATGACActaagaggaaaagaaaaccaacctAGTTCTTAAACTAAATGTGGGCAAGTCCTGAAGTCTGGAGTAGAGTTGAGCATAAGTAGGAAGTGAGATGGTAAGATAAGAAATTGGTAAGGGTAAGAGAATTCACTATAAATTAATGGCAAGGGGgaagaaaacaccaaagaatGAATAGACAGAGTctaggagaaagaagaaatcttGCAAACTGCAGTAAGTTTCAATGAAATGTTAACTATTCATGGACTAGCTAAAAGACAAggatccttttaaaaataataaaattatttcatataatagatcagagaaaaaaaaacactcgGAAGAGAGGCACAATACTAATGAGGAATAGCAGCAGTGGTGAGAGACAAAACATCAGAGTTAAATCCCTTAATGATACTAACATAATGTACATTAAACAAATGTATCAGAGATCATTCTGCCcatttggttttccttttcccactcAAGAAAGTAATAAATGGCCAAGGGACAACCCCTTGGGAACTTACATGGTTCTGTACCGAATGCCTCTTCTAGAGTGGTAAGTTTTGCATCCAATGTAGAGAATCACTAGGACTCCAAGAGTCAGCACAATGCCACCTACAAAACTGCCCACATCAAATCTGGATGTTTTGACTATGACAGCCTCTGATTTTGATGtggctgaaaagaagaaaacaaaaggcacATTTTACAGAGCTTGCGAACTTGTGTTTTGAGGGACTACTCTACATCCTGCCCTCGTCATTGATTTATCACCTAAAGACCCAATTAGACAAATTTAACCAAGATCAGCTAACAAAACAGAAGCCAAGCAAACAGAAACCTAGGGCTCTGGTTTTCAGTGCCATATTCTGGTGATGTGGTCACAGCTTGATCCAACTGCTTGTTGTCTCTGAAAGACCAACTGCTCCTCCTCTCCAATCCCCTTTTCTCCTtgccttttctctcccctgctTTCCCCTCCTTCTACACATGGACCTCCTGCCCTTCTTAGGCCAGTTCTAGTGTTTTTCATACCCTCCATGAGCCAATTTAACTCACTAAGCTGGCCTGAAACGAACCCAAGCATAAAAGGAAGTTGCTTTCAGTCAGTTGAGCACATTGAGTCATCCTACAAGAGGGGTCCAACAGCCACTAAGCCCGTCAGTGTAGTTATACCGTGGGAGCAGAACACTTCGTGGCAGTGAGCTGTTGGAATTGCTTTACCTTGTCTCATGGAATTGTACCCTCACAGTCCCAAGTGAgatcagctctgcagccctACACAAACATTGACACTGACATGACCTCAGATAAGCCATAGCTGTTTTGCTGCTAGAACTGGTTACATCTGCTACAAATTCCCACCTAAGACCCAGTCAGTGCCCAGTTCTATTTGTACTTGCTACATACAGGGTGTTTGTTACATGATCAACTTCTTCTGGTGACACATTCACCTTCCCAGTGATGCTTCACTGATATGTGAGCACTCCTGATGTGTTTAGAAGTGCAAGCATGAAGCGATGGGAACACAGCCAAGTGCAAGGAGATGCTGAATTCTGCACTCACTGTTTTTCTATTACTGGGTACAGTTAAACTGTATATGACAACTTCAACATAAGGGGTGACTCGTGCACAGTCATGCTCTATTCTGTGTTAGGCTAACATTCATTACATTGCTAACAGAACTCAGTCGTTTTACCAAGCCAGTAGATGTATTTTGAGATACATGTCAGCTGTGAAAAAGGAAGTATTAGAGATGAGTTCAATTAAACTGCAGAAAGGAGAGCTGAACAAACAGAAGTTGTATTCAAAATCGAGGCTTTCTCCTTTATACTGCTGATCTCcttgctggtggctgctggatCAGACCACTTGCACAtaccttctttcttctttttttttttttttttttttacactgctGTAAAACTAACTACAGTTAGTTATTATGGGTTCTACAACCCGTGTGAACATGCATCCAAGCCTTTCTGAGCTTCCTGAACTGCAAACTCACCTGTGACAGAAGTGGAGGAAGTCTTAGAAGTAGTCACCAATGTAATACTGGCTTGTGGTGATGTGACTGGTGAAGCTGTGGTGGGTGTTACTGTCTGGCTGGTTTTGGTGGGCTGAGTTGTCAGGATCACAGGTGGGGTGGTGGTGTTGGGCTGACTGGTACTGGTCAGATGAGTAGTACTGGTGGACACACCTGGAAAGTTTTTGTGATACCATGCAGAAAAACTCATAAACAGCTGTACATTCATTAAGACCGCATTTATCGTGCCCGAACAGAATGACAGAATAACAATGAAAATGCCAGTGCATGGTATCCAGGcttgcactttcttttgggaagaCCTAGCTTCTGATTTCTGGGCCTCAAGGTCAAGAATTATTTAAAGGAAAGGCTATAAAGAAAACCTGGATAATATATGATAATCTTCAGGTGagtcagttttgttttggtttttttttttgtaacaacCCCATTCCATAGAATCATGCCTAACTTAGAACATgttaaaatgcagtaaaattcTGGATCAAGAGTTACTTTCTATTTGAAGTGCCTATGTTTTCAGACAACAAAGCTTTTCTGATAAGAACAGGGTTTGCATGAAAACATCACCCTCCAATTTTAGTaatgatttgatttttcatttgctttagAATGAAACACCAGCATTACTAGGGTTCCATATACATTAAAACTTACCAGAGAATTCTGAATTTATATGGTAAggataaaacatgaaaaaatttcAGCTGCAGTAAATTTAGTGCTTAAGTAATTTGTTTAGTTTTGCCAAGGTTAAAACAAAGGCTGGAATGCTTCTACTCAAGTTTCATTGgcataatttcttttactttactTTTACCTAAcacttccccttccctcctcagAAAACACATATGAATTGCTCAGAATAAAAATACCATGATACAAAACCCAAGAATAATAGAAATTTCTACTTATAGCAAAATCCTTAGAAGTTTCATGGAAGGCAGCCAGATAGAATAACTATAAAAcaattacttatttttctaaGAAGGAACTAACAAGAAACATGAGTCTGTTATGCAACTAACATTTCTCTAAGCAGACAGTAGGATTCAAATAGCTTTTATGTATGAAAGAATTCTAGAGAGAAACAACTCCTTTGCAACTGTCTACTTCTGTATTATTTCTACAGCCTCACACAAGCTGGGCTCATTTTCAACACCTCAAAAGCTTTACAATATGGAATTTCAAATATCTAATGCTATCCATGTTTTCTTGAAATtgtctaaaattaaaataattgaagcATAGTTTCATCCCAATTCCAGAGTAACCTTGATGTtcaatttctgcctttttttaaatatgGCATTCAAAATACTTCTGTAGAATAAAACTGGTGTTGTGTAAAACATGAGGAACTACATATGAAACTGTGTCTTTATTAAGATTTAAATATCACAGCTTCCAGTGCTGATATAAGCATCAAAAACTTCAAAAACACTCATCAGTATAATAATGTAAATATGAAGAAAGGAACTAGCCTACACAACACTTCTGAGACATTTAGCATTAGAACTGCTGAAATACCAAAATACAGACTCCTTTTGTAAATATTGTTTTCCTGTTCTTTAATGTTATAACTGTATTGTGCCATATAGCCAGAAAATCCTTTGAAATGTGCATTCATTGAAGTGGAACAACGGAAAGACTATATTCTTATATTCTGTATTTGTTTGCTTACCTTGTTACAATTATGAAAATTCAGTTCCTCTATGAAGCATGCGTAAAATACATCAAATAAAATTCAGGGCACATTTTAATTCTGACAGGCAAAACTCCCTAAAGGCACAATGATCCACAAATATCAAATGGTTCCTCATTGTAGGAAGTAAGCAAGGAAATGTCTACATGGAAACCATCCACAGTTACATGACATGAAACCACACCTGGTAAGTACATTCCTAACATAAGTGATACCAAAGAAGGACAAATCTGGATGTGTCAGTTTTCTGTGGGTTGCTTTTGCATGGAGATTTCTGAGTGTCAAAGAGCCTTCTGTTTCTGAGCAATACAATGGCTAACTGTTGGAAGTGTAACATTATAAAATGATGTTACACAAAGTTGGTACTTATTCCATGGGTATTAAATTACCATACAGAAAATCTGAgtcatgacaaaaaaaatctaaacatcTATGCGAAATTTCAGCACATTTGCATGttacttcccccccccccccccttttctagtagcaatctttttttttaacttaatcAAGATTACATCCCTTGGTGATGTAACTTTTTAACAGTAAAATCAGTCTAATCTCTAGACCTATCTTTCACAATGTATTTAGCATCAGTCATTTTAAAACATCACTGGGAGGCTGAGGCAGCTGGACAATTTGGGAAGCTGACGTGAATCAGGCACGAATCTATTCTTCCCCATCTTTGAAAAATCTTACCTGTACTATTTTACACAAAAAGTGAAGATGAAAGAATATTTGCTGGCAACATCtgtcctttaattttttatttccctaatTACTTGCACCCCAAAAGACCAGCTGGGTGTCATCAAACACTACATAAAACCTGACTGCCTgagttaatttttattatttatttaaaaagaatgcATGCCAGTAACATAGTTCAGGTTTAtgatgctttgttttaaaaagagacaAGTATTTTACATAGTTTGCTACCTATGTTTAAGCATTAAAAAGCTATGCTACAaccatcaatttaaaaaataatatacatAGCATATAGATAAGAATCCTTAGCAGCACATGCTACTACTCCTTCCATGTTCTAACTCATCAAGAATGAGCACAAAACTCAAACTGTGTAAGTACTGTGCTAACATGCAAGATTATTATGGAATGctcttcttaaaataaatactttctcTTGCATAAAAAAATGATTGAATGAAACAGACCTTTGTTTCCTTCACAAAGagcttccttcctccccctcctccccaccccaagaaaaaaataatggcagAGACTTTAATTAAGTAAATACATATACCCACTAGTCTTTATTCTGAAGAGGCTGAAACAGGTAATCAAAATACATGAACACTGTATTAAAATCTATGACATttctaatgggaaaaaaaagacaaaaggaatGGGAATCACCAAACCTTGTAAAGCAAGGCACAGCTATCTGTTAGGTCTATCTTATGCCTAAAAGTAAAGGGCTCAGACCTCTTTTTACTGTTATTATCCAAAACTAGTACAATTCAGACCTCTCCAGGAAACCTGCAAGGGCTGGAGCAGTAGTCAGAAGGAGCACAGGGTGGGTGAAACACTGTGGCTTCACACACTTGGGGAATGGCCATAAGGCCACAAGGAGATTACAGAAATTTCTGGACTTTCCAAATTAGACATGCTTGAACTGCTACACTGCAGGCAACGGAATGAGACACTGCATCACTTGCTTGCTATAAAAAAAAGGTCTTTGcaaaggtggggtttttttttcttccagtgagcATTTTATACTTAAATggaaaaaagcaacttttgAGTGTGGTAGCTCAGAGTTTATCTGGAAATTACGGAGACAGAATGTAAGAGTTGtccaagaaattaaattacataGCTGGGACTTTATGATCAGCCTAAAACT is from Cinclus cinclus chromosome 2, bCinCin1.1, whole genome shotgun sequence and encodes:
- the TMEM123 gene encoding porimin; the encoded protein is MNVQLFMSFSAWYHKNFPGVSTSTTHLTSTSQPNTTTPPVILTTQPTKTSQTVTPTTASPVTSPQASITLVTTSKTSSTSVTATSKSEAVIVKTSRFDVGSFVGGIVLTLGVLVILYIGCKTYHSRRGIRYRTIDEHDAII